Proteins co-encoded in one Erwinia sp. genomic window:
- the sapB gene encoding Putrescine export system permease protein SapB (ID:JIFNMEKO_01368;~source:Prodigal:2.6) — protein MVIYTLRRLVLWLTTLLLLSVISFSLVYFTPHAPLQGVGLFDATRFWYKGLITLDIGVSSINGEPIVQQLRQVVPATLELCLIAFSLAMLLGIPLGIIAGVSGNKWQDKLITSFSLIGFSLPVFWLALLLTLFFSLHLGWLPVSGRFNLLYPVDTFTGFSLLDAWLSNSPWRDEMLISALKHLILPVATLAVAPMTEVIRLLRASTREVIEQSYIKAAATRGLSRFTIIRRHILHNALPPVIPRLGLQFSTMLTLAMITEVVFSWPGLGRWLIDAIRQQDYAAISAGVMLVGTLVISVNVLADILGAMTTPLKHKEWYARR, from the coding sequence ATGGTGATCTACACATTACGTCGGCTGGTGCTCTGGCTGACAACCCTACTGCTGCTCAGTGTTATCAGTTTTAGTCTGGTCTATTTTACCCCACATGCTCCATTGCAAGGAGTAGGGTTATTTGATGCGACACGATTCTGGTACAAAGGGCTGATTACTCTTGATATAGGAGTATCATCAATCAATGGTGAGCCGATTGTTCAGCAGCTACGCCAGGTAGTTCCCGCAACACTGGAGCTTTGTCTGATAGCTTTTTCTCTGGCCATGCTGTTAGGTATCCCGCTCGGTATTATTGCTGGTGTGAGCGGCAACAAGTGGCAGGATAAACTGATCACCAGTTTTTCCCTGATTGGTTTCTCTTTGCCGGTGTTCTGGTTGGCATTGCTTCTGACGCTGTTTTTCTCGCTGCATCTCGGATGGTTACCTGTCTCCGGACGTTTCAATTTACTCTATCCGGTCGATACTTTTACTGGTTTTTCTTTACTTGATGCATGGTTAAGTAATTCACCGTGGCGCGACGAGATGCTGATCAGCGCGCTGAAACACCTTATTCTGCCTGTAGCTACGTTGGCCGTGGCACCAATGACAGAAGTGATTCGTTTACTGAGGGCCAGTACACGTGAAGTGATCGAGCAAAGTTATATCAAAGCTGCTGCTACACGAGGATTATCTCGCTTCACGATCATTCGGCGGCATATTCTGCACAATGCACTTCCTCCGGTGATTCCCCGTCTTGGGTTACAATTTTCCACTATGCTTACACTGGCAATGATCACCGAAGTAGTATTCAGTTGGCCAGGACTTGGCCGCTGGCTGATTGACGCTATTCGTCAGCAGGATTACGCCGCTATCTCCGCAGGAGTAATGCTGGTTGGTACGCTGGTGATTAGCGTTAATGTACTTGCTGATATTTTAGGTGCCATGACAACCCCATTGAAGCATAAGGAGTGGTATGCCCGCCGATAA
- the sapD gene encoding Peptide transport system ATP-binding protein SapD (ID:JIFNMEKO_01366;~source:Prodigal:2.6), whose translation MPLLDIRNLTIEFMTSEGPVKAVDRVSMTLNEGEIRGLVGESGSGKSLIAKAICGVTKENWRITADRMRFDDIDLLRLSPRQRRQVVGHHVSMIFQEPQSCLDPSASIGKQLKQAIPGWTWRGRWYQRFRWRHRRAIELLHRAGIKDHQDILRSYPYELTDGECQKVMIAIALANQPRLLIADEPTNAMEATTQAQIFRLLSRLNQNNNTTILLISHDLQMLAQWAERINVMYCGQTVESAPSEELITFPHHPYTQALIRAIPDFGRSLPHKSRLNTLPGAIPSLEHLPVGCRLGPRCPYAQRECINTPFLSGSKHHLYACHFPLNSESSS comes from the coding sequence ATGCCGTTATTAGATATTCGTAATCTGACAATAGAATTTATGACCTCTGAAGGCCCGGTCAAAGCCGTTGACCGGGTGAGTATGACGCTGAATGAAGGTGAAATCCGTGGTCTGGTGGGCGAATCCGGGTCAGGTAAAAGCCTTATCGCGAAAGCGATTTGTGGTGTGACGAAAGAGAACTGGCGTATCACTGCCGACCGCATGCGTTTCGATGATATTGATCTTTTGCGCCTGAGCCCAAGGCAGAGGCGTCAGGTCGTCGGCCACCATGTTTCAATGATTTTTCAGGAGCCACAATCCTGTCTTGATCCTTCAGCAAGTATAGGTAAACAATTAAAACAGGCCATTCCCGGATGGACATGGCGCGGCCGCTGGTACCAACGCTTTCGCTGGCGGCATCGTCGGGCGATTGAATTACTGCATCGGGCGGGTATTAAAGATCATCAGGATATTTTGCGCAGTTATCCTTATGAATTGACAGATGGTGAATGTCAAAAAGTGATGATTGCCATCGCGCTGGCAAATCAGCCCAGGTTACTGATTGCTGATGAACCTACTAATGCGATGGAAGCCACGACCCAGGCGCAGATTTTTCGCTTATTATCCCGGCTTAATCAGAATAATAACACCACCATTTTACTTATCAGCCATGACTTGCAGATGCTGGCCCAGTGGGCGGAACGGATCAATGTGATGTATTGCGGACAAACCGTTGAGAGTGCACCGAGTGAAGAGCTGATTACTTTTCCTCATCATCCCTATACCCAGGCACTGATCCGGGCAATTCCTGACTTTGGTCGTTCACTGCCACACAAAAGCCGTTTAAATACCCTACCCGGCGCAATTCCCTCTCTTGAGCATCTTCCTGTCGGGTGCCGGCTTGGTCCCCGTTGCCCTTATGCACAACGGGAATGTATCAATACACCATTTTTATCCGGCAGCAAACATCATCTTTATGCCTGCCATTTCCCACTTAACAGTGAAAGTAGCTCATGA
- the sapC gene encoding Peptide transport system permease protein SapC (ID:JIFNMEKO_01367;~source:Prodigal:2.6), which produces MPADNIYDEKRLPSPLRYTWQRFYRDTTAMVGFYAFIALITITLIGALLSPYNIGQQFLGYQLLPPSWSRYGDVSFFLGTDDLGRDMLSRLLSGAASTVGSALVVTFFSVLLALVIGISASLTHGLRSAFLNHVLDTLLSIPSLLLAIIVVAFLGPSLEHALLAVFLAVLPRLVRAIYSAVYDELEKDYIIAVRLDGVTPINIIRHAILPNILPALVSEFTRALSIAILDIAALGFLDLGAQLPSPEWGAMLGDSLELIYVAPWTVMLPGAAIMLSVLIINLLGDGIRRAIISGVD; this is translated from the coding sequence ATGCCCGCCGATAATATCTATGACGAAAAACGGTTGCCTTCTCCACTACGTTATACATGGCAACGTTTCTACCGTGATACCACTGCAATGGTAGGTTTTTACGCCTTTATTGCGCTGATTACGATTACGTTGATTGGTGCACTGCTTTCACCTTACAATATCGGTCAGCAGTTTTTGGGTTACCAGCTGCTACCCCCCTCCTGGTCACGCTATGGCGATGTCTCTTTTTTCCTTGGTACTGATGACCTGGGTCGAGATATGCTCAGTCGCTTGTTGAGTGGTGCGGCTTCAACTGTCGGCTCGGCCTTAGTGGTCACTTTTTTTTCGGTCTTACTGGCACTGGTGATAGGTATTTCGGCTTCACTGACGCATGGATTGCGCTCCGCGTTTTTAAACCACGTACTGGACACCTTACTCTCTATTCCTTCATTACTGTTGGCTATTATCGTCGTTGCGTTTCTCGGCCCCTCTCTGGAGCACGCACTTCTGGCAGTGTTTCTTGCGGTTTTACCTCGTCTGGTGAGAGCCATTTACAGCGCGGTGTATGATGAGCTGGAAAAAGATTATATTATTGCCGTACGTCTTGATGGCGTGACACCGATCAATATCATTCGCCATGCAATTCTGCCAAACATCTTACCGGCGCTGGTCAGCGAATTCACCCGGGCATTGTCAATCGCGATTCTGGACATTGCCGCGCTGGGGTTTCTTGACCTGGGTGCACAACTCCCCTCGCCTGAGTGGGGAGCAATGCTGGGCGATTCTCTGGAATTAATTTATGTTGCCCCATGGACTGTAATGCTACCAGGAGCCGCGATCATGTTGAGTGTTTTGATCATCAATCTTCTCGGTGATGGTATTCGTCGTGCCATCATCTCCGGGGTGGATTAA
- the sapF gene encoding Peptide transport system ATP-binding protein SapF (ID:JIFNMEKO_01365;~source:Prodigal:2.6) yields the protein MTSTLLEVRNLTRTFRYRTGLFRRQHVDAVKSVSFTLREKQTLAIIGENGSGKSTLARMLSGMIPPSSGDIIIDDHPLEFGDYGYRSQRIRMIFQDPSTSLNPRQRISQILDLPLRLNTDLDARERETRIIETLRQVGLLRDHAGYYPHMLAPGQKQRVGLARALILQPKVIIADEALASLDMSMRSQLINLMLELQENQGIAYIYVTQHLGMMKHISDKVLVMHQGEVLERGSTADVLAAPLHDLTRRLIESHFGEALTADAWRKPSGI from the coding sequence ATGACCTCTACTCTACTCGAAGTGCGCAACCTGACACGTACCTTCCGCTATCGTACCGGATTGTTCCGTCGGCAACACGTTGATGCAGTGAAAAGTGTCAGTTTTACTTTGCGTGAAAAGCAGACGCTGGCGATCATCGGTGAGAATGGCTCAGGTAAATCAACGCTGGCAAGAATGTTAAGTGGCATGATTCCGCCCAGTTCAGGCGATATCATCATTGATGATCACCCGTTGGAATTTGGTGATTACGGTTATCGCAGCCAACGTATCAGAATGATTTTTCAGGATCCCTCAACCTCACTTAATCCCCGACAGCGCATCAGTCAGATACTTGATTTACCCCTGCGACTAAATACTGACCTGGATGCCCGTGAGCGTGAAACCCGTATTATTGAAACACTGCGCCAGGTAGGGCTATTGCGTGATCATGCTGGTTACTATCCTCATATGCTGGCGCCAGGGCAGAAACAACGTGTGGGTCTGGCAAGAGCATTAATTCTGCAGCCTAAAGTAATTATTGCTGATGAGGCCCTGGCGTCACTGGATATGTCAATGCGATCGCAATTGATTAACCTGATGCTGGAATTGCAGGAGAATCAAGGTATAGCGTATATCTACGTGACTCAGCATCTGGGAATGATGAAACATATCAGTGATAAAGTACTGGTTATGCATCAGGGGGAGGTACTTGAACGAGGCAGTACCGCTGATGTCCTTGCCGCGCCACTGCACGATCTGACTCGCAGACTGATCGAAAGTCATTTTGGTGAGGCGCTGACAGCAGATGCCTGGAGAAAACCGTCCGGCATCTGA